The Mucilaginibacter yixingensis genome window below encodes:
- a CDS encoding 3'-5' exonuclease: MKLNLKRPLAFFDIEATGVNLGVDRIVELSVIKLHPDGSEEVKTWRVNPGMPIPLEASLIHGIYDTDIAASPLFAAIGAEIAAFIDVSDLAGYNSNKFDIPMLMEEFMRAGIEFDLDQRHFVDVQNIFHQMEQRTLKAAYQFYCSKDIVNAHSAEADTRATMEVLLAQIARYEATEWEDKQGNKRIPIVNDIEALHKFTNLHNTVDFAGRMVYNENGEELFNFGKHKGKKVEDVFAIEPSYYSWMMQGDFPLYTKRKLEAIYNRWNAKRQAERQSRPPQPKPAGDAAAPKADAPPSQNQQPKQNFQQRPNNNYKGNNHNNNRPFKRDDKPAAPVNDDMLQQLKDKFKKS, translated from the coding sequence ATGAAACTAAACTTAAAAAGGCCGCTGGCTTTCTTTGATATTGAGGCTACCGGAGTAAATCTGGGTGTTGACCGCATTGTAGAACTATCTGTAATTAAACTGCATCCTGACGGTAGTGAAGAGGTAAAAACCTGGCGCGTTAACCCGGGCATGCCTATTCCGCTGGAAGCCTCATTGATCCATGGTATTTATGATACCGATATTGCTGCATCTCCTTTGTTTGCTGCAATAGGTGCAGAAATTGCCGCATTTATTGATGTGAGTGATTTGGCTGGTTATAATTCAAATAAATTTGATATCCCGATGCTGATGGAAGAGTTTATGCGTGCGGGTATTGAGTTTGATCTGGATCAACGCCATTTTGTTGATGTGCAAAATATTTTTCACCAGATGGAGCAACGTACGCTAAAGGCCGCCTACCAATTCTATTGCAGTAAAGATATAGTTAATGCGCACAGCGCAGAGGCCGATACCCGTGCTACCATGGAAGTTTTGCTGGCACAAATTGCCCGTTATGAAGCCACCGAATGGGAGGATAAACAAGGCAACAAGCGCATTCCGATTGTAAACGATATTGAAGCGTTGCATAAGTTTACCAACCTGCACAACACGGTTGATTTTGCCGGTCGGATGGTTTATAACGAAAATGGCGAAGAGCTGTTCAACTTTGGCAAGCACAAAGGCAAAAAGGTAGAAGATGTTTTTGCTATTGAGCCAAGTTACTACTCCTGGATGATGCAAGGCGATTTTCCACTTTATACAAAACGTAAGCTAGAAGCTATTTATAACCGTTGGAATGCCAAGCGTCAGGCAGAACGGCAAAGTCGCCCGCCACAGCCAAAACCTGCCGGTGACGCTGCTGCGCCAAAAGCAGATGCGCCGCCGTCACAAAATCAGCAGCCTAAGCAGAATTTTCAGCAACGCCCAAACAATAACTACAAAGGCAACAACCACAACAATAACCGCCCGTTTAAGCGCGACGACAAGCCTGCAGCGCCAGTTAATGACGATATGCTGCAGCAGTTGAAAGATAAGTTCAAGAAGAGCTGA